In the Paralichthys olivaceus isolate ysfri-2021 chromosome 15, ASM2471397v2, whole genome shotgun sequence genome, one interval contains:
- the pwwp2a gene encoding PWWP domain-containing protein 2A: protein MAAVAAEPGAAAVSTGSTPATDDEGPSEPSLGLPGVPLQPEGPRESGPAVELLVVRVEDGGDGEERRHVRPELEPAAGKALCENVVRDELINNLPVDRVSMDRISPGLPGDPEGGGNVAVQAVYRSILPDPQPSAVFLHSFPAPSPVSEAGLSLAEPAVPTTNVTTDRAETVGRDRGYTVPVQPELRPGPAEVALLDGNADRLSGPVNLDGLDPETGYIKNSAGKEEPPVRGLLDSSPPCRSPKRRLMTDKQEESPRLLLEPGPLVSFQDLSPGSEVRVCLDHVIDDALVVSFRRGEKVFSGVLMDVSRRFGPYGIPITVFPKRDNRSRLQTSLQSTPVTNDDTSSEQEQATNSTPTPPPHHPWTAKPPPLFQEGAPYPPPLFIRDTYNQALPQPLPRKIRRPKRRYRCEEPTSIMNAIKLRPRQVLCDKCKGVVASGGNREARRGLVDLRCEEASRRRRVAEGPISSEVKRLKSDDKGGRTATDRRASSGICMSSSSRRVLRGVTSSSSSSSSSGHIRLKLNSKKALAKDSASDRSKARQALKKLARSSQPPPHRQPKDQNQSQSQDRTKAVTRAATLQNHNQKVHFTRRLQHLSGAAVSSSSHTPLPPRMRLKPQRYRTDDNQASPPTPPKQSTRSSPPKHALNPAPTSDLVQPTALPFLSQAPPSSTCAVSVVVETHEVCTDQGGGRGGDEGPPPPPPSSSSFSSLDSSHSECGSSETFDPPPTGDPPSSSSLLAPAPSPSLLAPRYPPSSSPIIPPLRSDSEEPQVGGGEEDEEGGELKRRRKSSTSSSSSSSSSSSTVFSKSVSKCPLPDGRTVCVGDIVWAKIYGFPWWPARVLGITVVRRGDTGLAVRQEARVSWFGSPTTSFLPLAQLSPFLETFQSRFDRKRKGPYRRAIAEAASAAKQLTPEVRALLTQFET from the exons ATGGCGGCCGTGGCTGCAGAGCCAGGAGCTGCGGCGGTTTCGACAGGTTCGACGCCGGCAACGGACGACGAAGGCCCGTCAGAACCGAGCCTGGGACTTCCAGGAGTCCCGCTGCAGCCTGAGGGGCCTCGGGAGTCCGGCCcggctgtggagctgctggttgTCCGtgtggaggatggaggggaTGGGGAGGAGCGCCGCCATGTCAGGCCGGAGCTGGAGCCCGCGGCGGGAAAAGCTCTGTGTGAGAACGTCGTGAGGGACGAACTGATCAACAACCTCCCGGTAGACCGGGTCAGCATGGACCGGATCTCTCCCGGACTACCGGGAGATCCCGAGGGCGGCGGGAACGTGGCTGTCCAGGCGGTGTACCGCAGCATCCTTCCGGACCCGCAGCCCTCCGCCGTCTTCCTGCACTCCTTCCCGGCTCCGTCACCCGTCAGCGAGGCCGGGCTGTCTCTGGCCGAACCCGCCGTACCGACCACCAACGTGACGACGGACCGGGCCGAGACAGTGGGACGAGACCGGGGATACACGGTCCCTGTCCAACCGGAGCTGAGGCCTGGGCCCGCGGAGGTCGCCCTGTTGGATGGTAACGCGGACCGGCTGTCGGGCCCAGTCAACCTGGACGGACTGGACCCGGAGACCGGGTACATTAAAAACTCGGCGGGGAAGGAGGAACCGCCGGTTCGCGGCCTGTTGGACTCGTCCCCCCCCTGCCGGTCCCCTAAGAGACGCCTGATGACGGACAAGCAGGAGGAATCCCCCCGCCTCCTGCTCGAACCCGGTCCACTCGTCTCCTTCCAGGACCTGAGTCCCGGCTCCGAGGTCCGGGTCTGCCTGGACCACGTCATCGATGACGCGCTGGTGGTGTCTTTCCGGAGGGGGGAGAAGGTCTTTTCCGGGGTGTTGATGGACGTTTCCAGaag gtttgGACCGTACGGAATCCCGATCACGGTGTTTCCAAAACGAGATAATCGGAGTCGACTTCAAACATCTCTTCAGTCAACGCCTGTTACCAATGATGACACGTCCAGCGAACAGGAACAGGCCACCAATAGCAccccaaccccccctccccatcaCCCCTGGACTGCCAAACCACCACCGTTGTTCCAGGAGGGGGCGCCgtaccctcctcctctgttcatcAGGGACACCTACAACCAGGCTTTACCTCAGCCACTGCCACGAAAGATCAGACGGCCAAAGCGGCGCTATCGCTGCGAGGAGCCGACCTCCATCATGAACGCCATCAAGCTCCGCCCCCGCCAAGTGCTCTGTGACAAGTGCAAAGGCGTGGTGGCATCAGGCGGGAACAGGGAGGCACGACGTGGCCTAGTTGATCTGAGGTGTGAGGAGGCGTCTCGGCGGCGGAGGGTGGCTGAGGGACCAATCTCCTCAGAGGTCAAGAGGCTAAAGAGCGATGACAAAGGTGGAAGAACGGCCACTGACAGACGGGCATCATCAGGGATCTGTATGTCATCATCCTCTCGTCGTGTGCTGAGGGGCGTGACATCATCTTCGTCGTCGTCATCCTCGTCCGGCCACATCCGTTTGAAGCTGAACTCTAAGAAGGCACTGGCCAAAGATTCGGCCAGTGATCGCTCCAAAGCGCGGCAGGCTCTGAAGAAGCTGGCAAGGAGCTCCCAGCCTCCACCACATCGCCAGCCCAAAGACCAGAACCAGAGTCAGAGCCAAGACCGCACCAAGGCTGTGACTCGAGCTGCCACCCTGCAGAACCACAACCAGAAGGTCCACTTCACCCGCCGCCTGCAGCACCTCAGCGGAGCCGCTGTCAGCTCCAGCTCTCACACGCCGCTGCCGCCAAGAATGCGTCTCAAACCTCAAAGGTATCGTACCGATGATAACCAGGCTTCCCCACCTACCCCACCCAAACAGAGCACTCGCTCATCGCCTCCCAAACACGCTTTAAACCCTGCCCCCACATCGGACCTGGTCCAGCCTACCGCCCTGCCATTTCTTTCTCAAgcacccccctcctccacctgtgcAGTCAGTGTTGTCGTGGAGACACATGAAGTCTGTACAGAtcagggaggaggaagggggggagATGAGggtcctccaccaccacccccctcctcctcctccttttcgtCCTTGGACTCATCCCACTCAGAGTGTGGCTCCTCAGAGACCTTTGACCCCCCGCCCACTGGAGACccaccctcctcatcctcccttcTTGCTCCtgccccctctccctccttacTAGCTCCTCGTTACCCCCCTTCTTCCTCACCCATCATCCCTCCCCTTAGATCTGACAGCGAGGAGCCACAGGTTGGCGGTggcgaggaggacgaggagggaggTGAACTGAAGAGGCGTCGTAAGTcttccacatcctcctcctcgtcctcgtcgTCTTCGTCTTCCACTGTCTTCTCTAAGTCTGTGTCCAAGTGTCCTCTTCCAGATGGCCGGACTGTGTGCGTAGGTGACATCGTCTGGGCAAAGATCTACGGTTTCCCTTGGTGGCCGGCTCGAGTGCTTGGCATCACGGTCGTGCGGCGTGGTGACACAGGACTGGCGGTGCGGCAGGAGGCGCGTGTCTCCTGGTTCGGTtcccccaccacctccttccTGCCGCTCGCCCAGTTGTCCCCCTTCCTGGAGACCTTCCAGTCTCGCTTCGATAGGAAGAGAAAGGGGCCGTACCGTCGTGCTATCGCAGAGGCCGCTAGTGCAGCCAAACAGCTAACGCCTGAAGTCCGAGCCCTGCTTACGCAGTTCGAGACGTAG
- the slc23a1 gene encoding solute carrier family 23 member 1, with translation METDQKSCDHMAEGQSQTFNRINKPMREDRKMMQPEGTKNVTDMIYTIEDVPPWYLCILLGLQHYLTCFSGTVAVPFLLAEAMCVGKDQNTISQLIGTIFTTVGITTLIQTTMGVRLPLFQASAFAFLIPAQGILSLDRWKCPSDEEIYGNWSLPLKTEHIWQPRIREIQGAIIVSSVLELVIGLCGLPGLLLEFIGPLTITPTVSLIGLSVFTTAGDRAGSHWGLSALCILLIVLFAQYLRTTSLPVPVYSRKKGLTSTRVQIFKMFPIILAIMLVWLVCYILTLTDLLPSDPDQYGHKARTDARGNIMTSSPWFRVPYPCQWGLPVVTVAGVLGMLSATLAGIVESIGDYYACARLSGASPPPVHAINRGIFIEGLSCIIAGLLGTGNGSTSSSPNIGVLGITKVGSRRVVQYGAGIMLLLGSVGKFTALFASLPDPILGGMFCTLFGMITAVGLSNLQLVDLNSSRNLFVLGFSMFFGLMLPTYLEAHPKAIHTGLAELDQILTVLLSTEMFVGGFLAFCLDNTIPGSRQERGLVEWRASSFSSCSSYDLPLGMGVIRRIQWLRRFPISPSFKGFRTSDDPSIPEEEEERGRIGEEAADVHLSSTKV, from the exons aTGGAAACCGATCAGAAG AGTTGTGATCACATGGCAGAAGGTCAGAGTCAGACATTCAACAGGATCAACAAGCCAatgagagaagacagaaaaatgatGCAGCCAGAAGGAACAAAGAATGTGACAGACATGATTTACACCATCGAGGACGTTCCACCTTGGTACCTGTGCATTTTACTGGGACTCCAG CATTACCTGACATGTTTCAGCGGCACAGTGGCAGTTCCGTTTCTCCTGGCAGAGGCCATGTGTGTCGGTAAAGACCAGAACACCATCAGTCAGCTGATTGGAACCATTTTCACCACAGTCGGAATCACGACCCTGATCCAGACCACAATGGGAGTTAG acttcCTCTGTTTCAGGCCAGTGCGTTTGCTTTCCTGATTCCTGCTCAGGGGATCCTCAGTCTGGATCGCTGGAAGTGTCCCAGTGATG AGGAGATTTATGGGAACTGGAGCCTTCCACTGAAAACTGAACACATTTGGCAACCGCGCATTAGAGAG ATCCAGGGGGCGATCATCGTGTCCAGTGTACTGGAGCTTGTCATCGGTCTCTGTGGGTTGCCGGGCTTACTGCTGGAATTCATTGGTCCTCTCACCATCACACCAACTGTCTCACTGATCGGCCTGTCCGTCTTTACCACAGCTGGAGACAGAGCTGGTTCTCACTGGGGCCTGTCAGCGCT gtgCATTTTGCTCATCGTGTTGTTTGCTCAGTACTTGAGAacgacatcacttcctgttcctgtttacAGCCGTAAGAAAGGTCTCACATCAACGCGAGTCCAGATCTTCAAGATGTTTCCT attATTCTCGCCATCATGTTGGTCTGGCTCGTCTGTTACATTCTCACTCTGACCGACCTGTTACCAAGTGATCCTGATCAGTACGGACACAAAGCTCGGACAGACGCCCGTGGAAACATCATGACCTCATCCCCCTGGTTCCGGGTACCCTATCCCT GTCAGTGGGGGTTGCCAGTGGTTACGGTAGCCGGAGTGTTGGGAATGCTAAGTGCGACGCTGGCAGGAATCGTGGAGTCCATTGGAGATTATTATGCCTGTGCTCGTCTCTCTGGAGCCTCACCTCCTCCAGTCCATGCCATCAACAG gggAATCTTCATTGAGGGACTTTCTTGTATCATTGCTGGTTTGTTGGGAACAGGAAATGGCTCCACTTCCTCAAGTCCAAATATAGGCGTTCTAGGCATCACCAAG GTGGGCAGCAGGCGGGTGGTGCAGTATGGAGCCGGCATTATGTTGCTGTTGGGATCTGTCGGGAAGTTCACGGCTCTGTTTGCGTCACTGCCAGATCCGATTCTTGGAGGGATGTTCTGCACACTGTTCG GTATGATCACAGCTGTTGGTCTGTCAAACCTGCAGCTGGTGGATTTAAACTCGTCCAGAAATCTGTTTGTTCTCGGATTCTCAATGTTCTTTGGCTTGATGCTGCCGACTTACCTGGAAGCACACCCCAAGGCCATCCACACAG GTCTTGCAGAGCTTGATCAGATTCTGACGGTTCTTTTGTCCACTGAGATGTTCGTTGGAGGTTTTTTGGCTTTTTGTCTCGACAACACAATACCTG GTTCCAGACAGGAGCGAGGTTTAGTTGAATGGAgagcttcctctttctcttcctgctcttcTTATGATCTTCCTCTGGGGATGGGGGTCATCAGGAGGATTCAGTGGCTCAGGcgatttcccatcagcccctccTTCAAAGGTTTCAGGACGTCTGATGATCCATCGatacctgaggaggaggaagagcgagGAAGAATcggagaggaagcagctgacGTCCACCTGTCCAGCACCAAGGTGTGA
- the LOC109643977 gene encoding uncharacterized protein: MGQGGEGLKMVPKRQIHLKKKNKTKKMNDEVILKNEPFEGGRANSDMSTNELFCPIVHHRPDLLLRQHSMPTSFPTRPMICSDVDSCGVNRGLYAGASPGFLIGGQSVVQRRLQKSVSLDETKTKMASCIIKSVLSKKMQVEEINTKTSYLKKKLAALPPGGGKEEGPGVFKAPVHVVRDVRSLVKNTYSLSFSTATTPEEFKPAKFKVVGQENSPPPTYQQAVGVKGHSTRGHVSKVAASFNKSCDRNQYNTLSHPITQQRQGSESIIGRRRGGDVMLLEPPPSTSATVGLSERAEGHQAGASILFSAPHSPSSPRHPQVNQQEQPSPQGVSSQSVPDPPQQVQTCFYTPSSQHPHLRKVSYIRTSHNSIQNTHLHQSRSPGDTSDQTRMTFPPPTTRMAADHNVSAVTPPTLKNKQQPFLCSFPSSLPAQVRNDFLIDIPGSAVTPGVVFGGPAPFHMMLEPNGRYCYVYTHPQHHRKMLLDPETGQFIQVFLPGASPTPNTMFPVCHVNPAPAVINPTPTMLQTSRVHPAILSVMRFQPTLYTTPCLPITLHTHTSP, translated from the exons ATGGGGCAGGGTGGGGAGGGGCTAAAGATGGTTCCTAAACGGCAGATTcacctgaagaagaaaaacaagaccaagaaaatgaatgatgag GTGATACTGAAGAATGAACCTTTTGAAGGGGGACGAGCAAACAGTGATATGTCAACCAATGAACTGTTCTGTCCAATTGTCCATCATCGCCCTGATCTGTTGCTACGACAACACAGTATGCCCACCTCATTCCCCACACGTCCGATGATCTGCAGTGATGTCGACAGCTGTGGGGTCAATAGGGGCCTATATGCAGGAGCCAGTCCAG GGTTTCTGATTGGAGGACAATCAGTGGTGCAGAGACGTTTGCAAAAATCTGTCTCCCtggatgaaacaaaaacaaagatggcATCGTGCATCATTAAGAGTGTGCTCTCCAAAAAGATGCAGGTTGAGGAGATCAACACGAAAACATCATACCTGAAGAAGAAACTTGCAGCGTTACCTCcgggaggaggaaaggaggaggggcCAGGTGTGTTTAAAGCTCCGGTTCACGTGGTGAGAGATGTCAGAAGTTTGGTTAAAAACACATACAGCCTCTCGTTCTCAACAGCAACAACACCTGAGGAATTCAAACCAGCAAAATTCAAGGTGGTTGGTCAGGAGAACAGCCCACCTCCTACCTACCAACAGGCCgtaggggtcaaaggtcactccACCAGAGGACATGTTTCGAAGGTTGCTGCATCTTTCAACAAATCCTGTGACAGAAATCAGTACAATACATTGAGTCATCCAAtcacacagcagagacaaggCAGCGAGTCAATAATAGGCAGAAGAAGGGGAGGTGATGTCATGCTTTTAGAGCCACCCCCATCCACATCTGCAACTGTTGGCCTATCAGAAAGAGCTGAAGGTCACCAGGCAGGGGCCTCCATCCTCTTTTCTGCTCCTcattccccctcctcccccagaCACCCCCAGGTAAATCAGCAGGAACAGCCTTCCCCCCAAGGTGTGTCTTCTCAATCTGTCCCCGACCCCCCCCAGCAGGTCCAAACCTGTTTCTACACGCCCTCCTCCCAACATCCTCACCTGAGGAAAGTGAGCTACATCCGCACCTCCCACAACTCCATCCAGAACACCCACCTCCACCAGAGCAGGTCACCTGGAGACACCTCGGACCAGACCAGGATGACTTTCCCTCCCCCAACTACCAGGATGGCAGCAGACCACAATGTGAGTGCAGTGACCCCGCCCACATTAAAGAATAAGCAGCAgccttttctctgcagtttcccGAGTTCCTTACCTGCACAGGTGAGAAATGACTTCCTCATTGACATCCCAGGTTCTGCTGTAACACCTGGAGTGGTCTTCGGTGGCCCTGCTCCATTTCACATGATGTTAGAGCCAAATGGGCGGTATTGCTATGTGTATACACACCCACAACATCATAGAAAGATGCTGTTGGATCCAGAAACTGGACAGTTCATCCAGGTGTTCCTACCTGGAGCAAGCCCCACCCCCAACACTATGTTCCCCGTTTGTCATGTCAACCCCGCCCCTGCTGTGATAAACCCCACCCCCACTATGCTACAGACGAGCAGAGTCCATCCAGCCATTCTCTCAGTGATGAGGTTCCAGCCGACCCTGTACACCACCCCCTGTCTCCCCAttaccctgcacacacacacgtcaccaTGA
- the oatx gene encoding solute carrier family 22 member 6 codes for MGFAELLDEVGGFGRYQWLHVTLISLPGLLMASQNLLNNFVSGIPAHHCTLPANHSFSNLSHYQVDEKQLLKVFIPLDSSGNRLDRCRRFVEPQWQLLATNNSANVSQLQTEECVDGWTFDRSEFLATTVSEWDLVCSLRPLKQMIQTIYMGGVLAGAIIYGSLSDRFGRRSVLIWSYLQLGVLGSSAALSPSYTAYCIFRFLSGMAVSGIILNGVSLKVEWIPTKERTLVGTLTSFFFTFGQMVLAGLADWLRDWRKLQVVVCVPYFLFFAYSWWFSESARWLVLNRQSEKALKNLHRVARINGKPEMIDKLTLEVMNSHMIKEMESSRSTFTAYDLLKTKAMRRISVCLMAVWFSTSFAYYGLAMDLQKFGVNIYLMQIIFGAVDFPAKLLALGMLSYFGRRVSQAVCLFLSAAVIFANMFVPTDMQVVRTTFACLGKGFTSASFTTAYLYSGELYPTVIRQTGMGFVSTMARVGSMAAPAVLILDEVFPALPSVVYGGAAVLAGGFACFLPETLNIPLPDTIQDVEENWSGRSPATRQKEGVSLREGMISEDLIKSCGGMVSKEGVTLKERKETEGTGLNAL; via the exons atgggCTTCGCCGAACTGCTGGACGAG GTGGGAGGGTTCGGCAGGTACCAGTGGCTCCATGTCACGCTCATCAGTCTACCTGGTTTGTTGATGGCGAGTCAGAACCTGCTCAACAACTTTGTCTCTGGAATCCCCGCCCACCACTGCACCCTGCCGGCCAATCACAGCTTCTCTAACCTGTCTCACTACCAG GTGGACGAGAAGCAGCTGCTCAAGGTTTTCATTCCTCTGGACTCCTCTGGAAATAGACTGGACCGCTGCAGGAG GTTTGTGGAGCCGCAGTGGCAGCTGTTAGCCACTAACAACTCAGCTAATGTTAGCCAGCTACAGACAGAAGAATGTGTGGATGGTTGGACATTTGACCGCTCCGAGTTCCTCGCAACCACTGTCTCTGAG tgggACCTGGTGTGTTCGTTGCGTCCTCTGAAGCAGATGATTCAGACCATCTATATGGGCGGAGTTTTGGCGGGAGCCATCATCTACGGCAGTCTGTCAGACAG gtttGGGCGGCGATCTGTCCTCATTTGGTCGTACCTGCAGCTGGGAGTGCTGGGCAGTAGCGCcgccctctctccctcatacACTGCCTACTGTATTTTTAGGTTTCTGAGCGGGATGGCGGTGTCCGGCATCATCCTCAATGGAGTCTCACTGA AGGTGGAGTGGATTCCGACCAAAGAGAGAACACTGGTTGGGACGCTCACGTCATTCTTCTTCACCTTTGGTCAAATGGTCTTAGCGGGACTCGCTGATTGGTTAAGAGACTGGAGGAAGCTGCAGGTCGTCGTCTGTGTGCCATACTTTCTATTCTTCGCCTACAGTTG GTGGTTCTCAGAGTCAGCCCGTTGGTTGGTTCTGAACCGGCAGTCTGAGAAGGCGTTGAAGAATTTACACCGAGTCGCTCGAATTAATGGAAAACCAGAGATGATTGACAAGTTAACGCTGGag GTTATGAACTCACACATGATCAAAGAGATGGAGTCAAGTCGTTCGACGTTTACAGCGTACGACCTCCTGAAAACGAAAGCGATGAGACGCATCTCCGTCTGTCTGATGGCTGTCTG GTTCTCCACGAGTTTTGCATACTATGGTTTGGCGATGGACCTGCAGAAGTTCGGG GTAAATATCTACCTGATGCAAATCATCTTTGGAGCCGTCGATTTTCCTGCCAAATTGTTGGCTCTGGGCATGCTCAGTTACTTCGGGAGGCGGGTCTCTCAGGCCGTCTGTCTCTTCCTATCAGCTGCCGTCATCTTCGCCAACATGTTTGTCCCCACAG ACATGCAGGTAGTCAGGACAACCTTTGCGTGTCTTGGTAAAGGCTTCACCTCTGCGTCGTTCACCACCGCCTACCTGTACAGTGGCGAGCTCTACCCCACTGTCATCAG gcagACAGGAATGGGTTTCGTCTCCACCATGGCGAGAGTCGGCAGCATGGCGGCGCCCGCAGTTCTCATTCTGGACGAG GTATTCCCTGCTCTACCCAGTGTGGTGTATGGGGGAGCGGCAGTGTTGGCTGGAGGCTTTGCTTGTTTTCTGCCAGAGACTCTGAACATCCCGCTGCCAGACACCATCCAAGATGTGGAGGAGAACTG GTCTGGAAGAAGCCCTGCAACTCGACAGAAAGAGGGCGTGTCCTTACGAGAAGGCATGATCTCTGAAGACCTCATTAAATCCTGTGGGGGCATGGTCTCAAAGGAgggtgtgactttaaaagagcGAAAGGAAACAGAAGGAACCGGCCTCAATGCACTCTGA